Sequence from the Molothrus aeneus isolate 106 chromosome 15, BPBGC_Maene_1.0, whole genome shotgun sequence genome:
TCCAACCTTTTTACTTTCTTAGCCTTCAATCAGATAGACTTCCATTGTCTTAATGGGAATTTTATTCTTATAATGGACTTGATTCTTATCTTACATTTTTAGATCATTCCTTTCCCCATGTAAATATCATAAACCTGATAAATATGTGCAGGGAAACTTTAACCTAGGCATAGATGACAGTTATCAAGCAGAGATGAGTTTTTCTTTGGTTGCAGCCAATCCTTGTATTTGCCAGGGCACCCTGTGGGTTTGTTACTTTTTGGACTGAATTTGATTTAATTGCTCAGAACTGTATCATAGAGTGAAAACTTTGCCATCTGTAACACTGGAAGATACTCAAATTTGGCCTGCTGTAATGAAATCTTTACTGGGGCTGCCTCTTGGGTCCTGCAGCTCCAAAGGGAGCTCCTGTTTTCTCCCTCTGGCAGTTCTAAATCAGGCACTCCTGGAGGTATGCTCACAGCAGCACTTGGAGCTTACTCCTCGGTTCAGGTTTTCTTCAGTCATCACATGTGCTATGGTGTTTCTTCCtcaagaaaaccaaaatatttttccccttaGAACACGTTACAGATATTCTGCTTGGCCTGCTCTGTTGAGGTCCGCAGTCATGCTGAGCTATTTGCACAGTTGGACAAGGATAAAAGCAGTGAATTCATTTCAGTCCAGACCTAATGTGAGTTAATGTGCAGGGATCCCACTGGTGAAAAGCAAGGGCACTTGGCCACGGCCATTCCTTGATCCTTTAAGAGTTTGAATCCCTGCTAAGCATGCTTGTCTTACAACCTGTACTCGCACAGGATGTAATCAGGTTTGTTTTCCATCTGTTAAACAAGAGCCTTCTTATTAGCCAgtgcaaacagaaatttttgttttgctcttgctGACAATGGCAAGGTTAGCCACCAAGTACACAGCTCCTAGCGTTTTCCACACTCAGCAATTTTAAACAccttcctctgtgtgtgttaTATGATTTGCCTTACAACCAGCAGGGATTTGGCTTTCAGTATTGTCCCCTAATTATAGTAATTGTCTAAGTGGAGCTCTCATGTCTCCCACTGTTCTGGGCCCAGACTGCAGcagtggagcagcctggcacagctcatgCACCTGATGAGCCTGGCCACAGCCAGAGGGGATACATAGGCATCAGGGAACAAAACTTGGCTTCATGGgggtggagaagggaaaaacatGACTGAGAAAATCCAGCCCAAAAGCATACAGCAttcatttatgaaaaaaatattttgattttatgaaGTGACTCAAAGGGACTGTTGATAAAATAGGTCTGATAGATTCTGAGATGTAGCTGGCTGAGCAGTGCATTATCTTTCAAAGCAATGCTTATTTGATTTTTGAAGTGTAGagatttgtaatatttttaatttttgatgaTGCTAAATGGCAATATCCATCAGAGGGTTCTcatggggctgggctgctctggcaaGGCAGAAGCATTTGCTGTACATAGACAGCTCTTAGTGACTCCTGCCAAACCTCTCCTGAGTGCTGCCTGACTTTGGGGGCTGATTTCCAAGCAGGGTATTGTATCTGCTTCTAGTGACTTCAATGAGGAGCAGAGGAATTACTTACACAAATATGGTAATACTTTCTTAAGGGTTTTTTCTGCTtatgttttttggggtttttttccctttttcttccccctttttaAGGCTAATTTTGtgtagaaaaattaaattcctgcttttatgttttcacaaaacaaacccaagcagAGAAATTTAGGTGCAATATAAGCAGCTAAAACTACTTTggaatatgaattttaaaaaaaccccaaaaactcttTAGCTGGTTGTGTATTTGAGGATGCATTTTAATACTGGATATAGCTGGGAAGAAATGACATGCACCCAAGTAGTCTGCAACTGAAGCTGCATCATAATATGTGCCCTTGTATCCTACTTTATGTTCTGAAAAGACTGTTTGCTTTTATTCAGCCACCAGATCTGTTTTGTTCCCTCTAGGACAGGGATTCTTCCTTTATGCAATAGCAATATCCTGCTTTAACAGGCACCGGCTTGTTGTCTGGAGTGCTTGAGGCGCTGAGTGACTGCAGAAAGTCCCTATCTGATCTCCATGGGGTGGTGAGCTTGCCTGAGAGCTGcatcccaggctgcagccagagagATATTAAGGCACCCTCGTGTTTGGACCTAGTGGGTTTGTGTGGGATTTAAAGGAGCTGTTTTCTGCTAACATTGAATACTCTGGAGTAACAATGTGAGGCAGTTTTTTAAGCATTTGCATGCATATGTAGGAAACTGCTTATTACTTTTGAATAGGCAAAAAGTTAGTGAATATGGAATTTTAGTGCATCATCTGGTATCAAGAGGATTAGCTTTATAAGTATGATCCTTTGCTGTGTAGAATTTGGAAATCTTGTCTACAAAGACAGAAGATGTGCACCATTTCAGATAGCTTGACTTTGTCTCTCGTaaagaaattactttatttgaataagGGAGTAGAAATTATTGTACATGGATAAAAAAGGAGATTTGCTTGGTTTGTTCCTCTCAGAATCCTATTTTCTCCTCTGTATAATGGTGAGACAATTTTCCCAGTGGCAGAGAAAATGGgatgcatttatttcttttgcagGAGGCCCCTGAACTAAGAATGTCAGGGCCTGCTGAAGATGGGAAAGTGAGGACCTCCATGGCAGTGTGGGCATCCCTAAGAAACAAAACACGGTGGAGGAAGCTCCCCCtgccgtgtccccagccctgggctgtgcctttgCAGGGAGCTCCAGTCTGCATTTTGCTGCTGAAGCAGGGTTGTGGCTGCCCTCCCGATGGCCTGGCCTCACAGGGTAGCCTCCCTGCAGGCTGAATTTTTCTCAGCAAGGTCATTTTTTTCTCAGGTGCACAGAAAAACACCGAAAGGTCAAAGTCTAGGGAGAGACATTAACCCATTAATAGTGATAGTAAAGTCAAAGAAAACTGAAGCATAAGAATGTCTATTTATTGATTTTGCTGACATAAATGTTATCCATTTGCTGTTCTGAATTAGGGGAAGAGAAATGTTCCTGATGGTAGGTGCTTGTTCTGGTTACATTTCCTTAGTGAATGAGTTGGGATCCTAATGATTTACATCAGAATGTAGAGATCCATTGCGAGAAACAGGAGAAACATTTCCGAGAAATGGTTTGAAAAAACCAGAAGTTCATTCATGAGTTACTCTGATAAGAAAACAACAGTTAACTCTTTGGAAAGGCATAGACAGTTCCTTTTAATTAGCTCTGCAGCCTGTTTCACATCCTTTGTGGCAAGTACATGgttattgctgctgctggctcccgAGCAAAATGAAATCACACTGTTTGCAATAGCTGCTTTCTTCAGGCTGTATTTAAGTGGTGGGTGTGGGATACAAAATGAAAGAGGCTGAAATGAGCTTAAGTTTCTTGTTGCTTAAATGAATTAAGTAAATTTATGAACACtgtagtttcattttttttatttcttaaattttcctttccagaaaaTGGCTGTTCCACCTGCATATGCTGACCTGGGCAAATCTGCCAGAGATATTTTCACCAAGGGATATGGTAAATAAAGCCAAAATAAGTTTGGGCATTTGCTGTCTACCTGACTCCTGAAACTGTTGAGATTTTATTACTTTCCCCCGAGAAATACTCCAATTATTTGCATTAGaatccacagaatcacagcttCACATTGCCCTTGCTGTTTGGAAAGGGAGGGTAACTTAATTCTCTTTTGATAAAATTCTTCCTGTTCCCCACAGAACTGTTGTTGGTCTTGTGAGAAAATTGTGTGCTGTATTTTGGCTGTGCCCTTGTATTGATGAACAGGATCACTGATGGCAGTAGTTTGCTTATGAACAGAATGCTGCTCACTGGGAATAAAAGTATTATTACCTAATTTGGTCCCAATTATATTGCTGAGGTCAATAGGATTCATCAGTCAAGTGCCATCTGAAGTGGGTACGAGCTGCTTCTTAGAAACACATGGTTTGATAACTGTGCCCTTGGTTTAACTATTTAATAGTTCACAGGTGATTTAGAAGAgagttttaagaaataaatcagaaatgcttttcaaatcaaCATATATATGATTCATATTTTTTACTCACTCTCTAGGTTTTGGGTTAATAAAGCTTGATTTGAAAACAAGATCTGAAAATGGACTGGTGagttttaaatgcaaaacattGCAGTGGTTTTGTGATTACtgtatatttcttttaaaaataaatatattcgtATTTATATGAACTAATATTTAACAAATTATAATGACTGATATGTTCTACAAGTATTAGCATTTGCTTGactgtatatatgtatatattgacaaatacatatatgtataaattatttttttcttttaggaattTACAAGCTCAGGTTCAGCAAACTCAGAAACAAACAAAGTCAGTGGTAGTTTGGAAACAAAATATAGATGGGTGGAATATGGATTGATGTTCACAGAAAAGTGGAACACTGACAACACACTAGGCACTGAGATTACTCTTGAAGATCAGGTAATTTTTGGCTCCAGTAAAGCAATTTACAAATTCACATACACCAATGTCTAATTAGAAATCCAATCACTGAATTTCTTATCTGTTCAGCTTGCACGGGGCCTGAAGCTGACCTTTGACTCCACCTTCTCTCCTAACACTGGGTAAGAAATGAGTAAGCTAAAGTgacaaaaaaggcatttttaactttttttcctgagatatCAAGAGAGTGTATGATGAAATCATGTCCACGTCATTTACACCTTAGTGTTAATAATCCCTTTACAATCCTTAACTATAGCAAGCAAACTTAAACACAATAACTTGAAAATTATAGTTAGAATTAGAGAGTGAAGAAAAAGTGGTGGTTTTGCTCCATTGTGTATTTTTGGCCATGTCAGAGGATGAGCTGCTGCCTTAATAAAAGCACCAAGCAAGTCAGCTGTAATGCAAAGCTTAACGAGCTCCAGGGGCCAGTTGGCCACAGCTCTGATAGGTTGACACAGAACTGGGCTCTTGTCCCAAGCTGAATTTATCATCTGAATTCTTGCAGGCCACAGTGTGCCTGGGTGGTGGATGGGTATTCCTGACATGGTGATTGGATGCCTTGTTTTATGTGGGCCAGAGGGATTAAGCAGCAGCTGTAGTTCTAGAtgttagtttatttttttcccctgattatCTGTGCAAGCAGTGCTGCCAGTGAGTCAAAATACTCTGCACATCagcttcccagagcagcagactGCACTGCAGGCTCTCAGGGTAATAGTCCCAGGAGAGCTTTCACCCTGTCTTTTAGATTTAGTGTTCTGCATTGTCAGCTGCTTTCAGTCCACTCCTAATTCTAGATTAAcaagatatttttgttaatcagaaaaatatcaagtagatttttataattatttcttAACTAGTAGGATTCttagagaaattaaaaggaaaaaccttGTTCAAGGATGATGTTACAGGTCTAGAACTATTTCTTGGGCACCTCACAGAGACTGTAGTTATGATTGTCTCGAGAGGACTGTTAAATGGAGTGAAATTCAATCCTGGTGTGACCTGGCTTAGTTTGACAGTGATGCACCATGTCTGAATATGAGACTTCTTCTCCTCTCCTTATTACTTACTGACTATGACAAATCTTTCAGCAGGTAAAGTCATTTTTTGGAGCACTCTGTGTTCTTACCTCTGTTCCTATGACATTGGTGGAAGAGGTACTGCTGACTTTTACAGAAGTTGCAGATGAGTGCTTTTGGCACTCCTGTACTTTATTTCTGATTCTGCAAAACACAAGAAATTTCTGTGTCTGAGCTAATAATAAGAGATCAGTCTCTGTGTGAGATCAGTCTCAGCTCTGATACAGCACTGATCCTGTTCTTGGAGGTTGTTTTTGTTAGCTGACGTGAAAGGTTGATTTGAAATTTCAAATTAGTCTGACTTTTCCAGAAAGATTTCAATAAAGATTTGGTCAAAGACAAAAGACACgtgtaaaaagagaaaaaagtatcTTAAATTAAGAGTAGCTGAATATATTAGACATAACTCTCTTGCCTTGTGAAAGTCTGCACCCTTGATGTAAATCAACCTAAGAACACATGAGAAAATACTGTTCTGGCCAAtagtataaaaataaacaaatgacTCGGGAAAGTTTATTTCTGCCTCAAGCTGGCAGCTTTCTGGTGGCTGTATATGGCTGTAACTATTAAAGTCCACGAAGTACCGTAAGGAGAAATGGGGATGTCAGAGCCACTGAAGCAGCCTGCTTGCTTCACAGCAGAGATTTTCACAAAGTAGTGATTTCTTAATGTCTGTCACAGTGAATAAAATTACCCAATTCACTAGGATTGTCTAAAAATTGTTTGCCTGGGACAGGCAAAAGATTTTTGCTTAGGACAGCCAAGCAAATCCACCACTGTGGACTTCTAGTGGCAAATCTGTAAACTTCTACAGTTTCCATTCCTTCCCTGTATGTACCAAACCTCCAAAACCATTGTATCAGTTGGAGATGAGGATATGGTTTTGTTAATTCCCATCTGTGTGTGGCTGATTTCAGAAGACAGTCCAGAAGTGCTTTGTGGGGCACCAACCACATTTTATAGCTCATTTGCAAAGAATTCACTGTAGCTGACTTAGGGTTTTGTAAAGGTGAACACTGAGAAGGTGACATATCATGTGGCTCTCTAGGGATGTACATGTTGTCTTCAGGAACTATTACACTGAGTTAAACTAAGTGATGATATGATGGAATTGCTACCTACAGGTGTACCTTTGCAAAGATATGATATCTGTCTTTTCTCTTTAGGAAAAAGAGTGCTAAAATTAAGTCGGGGTACAAAAGGGAGCACATCAACATTGGCTGTGACATGGATTTTGATATTGCGGGTCCTTCAATACGTGGAGCTCTCGTGCTTGGCTACGAGGGGTGGCTGGCAGGCTACCAAATGACTTTTGAGACAGCAAAGTCTAGAGTAACCCAGAGCAACTTCGCTGTTGGCTATAAGACTGATGAATTCCAGCTTCATACTAATGTGTAAGTATTGGCAGACAGGCACTAAAAAGGAATTTggaaggattttgctgcttaCTAAACAATTAAAGGGTCAGAGGTTCAGCAATGGTGAACAAGGGAATGGTGAATTGGAAATTAATTCTTCATTAAAGATGTCAAGCTGTATTTTTTCAGCTGCATTACCTTTTCTTTGAGTTGTGTGGGTGAGGGAGTGCATAATGGAAAGAACTGGAACTCACTGAGCACCCAAGGGTCCAGTGTCTGTCTAACAGATAAGGACTGTTAGAATCCATTAGTGATACAATAAAAAAAGTAAGTTATAAAAATACTCTTTGtgaaagatgaaataaaagcaatgcTTTCCTTTTACACCTGTCAACATCAAGCAAAATGGTGGTTTGATGTGTAGATGAAAGAGTTAATCAGAGGATGAACAAGAACAGGCAAAAGGGAGTGACTGGAAGAGACAGGGACTGGATTTGTTTTATTACTGGAAGGGATATGGTGTAAAAGTTTATTTGGTACTGCCACTTCTAATAATATATTTACACAAGTATTTGTCCTTTCTGAATGTATCAACAGTGGGAAGTCAGGATCAAATTCCATTAAAACTTAAATTTCTCTGTCTCCTGTTCCTCTTAAAAAGGCAATTTATGCCTTTGCTTTGGGGAGACAGTTTTTTAAGATGAGGCAATCCCTAATCCATTCTCCTGGCCCCCCCTTTCCGTGCCCTTGGGTAATTGGATATTTTGCATGTAGCAGAGCTATTCCAGGCTGTTTCCATCTGGAGGCTGAACAACTGTTCTGCCTTCCTAGAGTTACTCCTTCAAAGGCCTTCTGTTCCGTTTCATGCTGCTTTGCAGCGAGCTGGTTTAGGAAGCTCCCGCTGCCTTACAGAACAATCGAACCCCCACAGCCCAGACAGTATGTTTGAAGGATTGCCAAAGCACAAAACTGTGGGCAGAAAACTTCCATCAAAACAATATGTGGGGTCCCCTTCCACTCTGGAGTTAGAAGTTACTCCTTCAAGTGCAATGACTTTCAGCTTAGTTGTGTTGTAGCAGTCCAAAACATTGTATTATTGCCTTTGCTATAAAATGCTGTGGTTATTATTACTGTTAATTAAAGCAACAGCAGAAACTCATAGCAGCAGTGGGGGCTCCGATCTGTTTCTTGTATTCCTGAGGGTCTGCTTCTCAGGTTGCTGTTATTGTACAAAACTAGAGATGCATGATACAAATCGgaatcttatttatttttaatagtagATTAGTTAGATTGGTTGATGTATTTCAGCTTTGAAAACGTGTCAGAGCTTTTGAATAATCCCAGAAAGAGTTGTGTATGGAACTTCCCTCACTAGGCTGCTTGGTTTTTACATCTACACAGGTCAGTGTTTCACTGGGATGCTGTGGCAGAGCAGATAATGTAACTAGGTGGGGCATGAAGCATGTTTTTTTTGTTCCACAAACCAGCTGGGGACTGTAGAAAGTTACTTGCCTTCAGGGTGCCTTAATATATTAAATTTCATAGGGGGCtagtgttatttttttttactataacTACATTAAAAGTGCTATTATTCGCATAAAAAAGTGCTATTATTACTATTAGAGTTAAAAAAGAAGTtggcattattattattatgattctttaataataaaaacaaggGAGGTAGGGCTGGATAATTTCTAGTTTTAAATATGActttcctgattttttaagcATAGCTCAGACCGCCCCCCCCACTAATGTTGCAGGTCAAGACAGAGCTGTGTGGGAACCTTGCACAAAATCTGCCTGTATAACCAGCTCTCCTCAGTCCTTTTTAATCCCTCCTTTTCTTGAGAGCCAAGCACATGCAGTTAATGTGAGCTTCAGTCTTATCTGAAGTAAGTATTGTAGTGTTTTTCTGGAAGAATTGCTCTAACAATTTAAGAGGCTGTTGCTATTGCTTGAACTTCTCAATAGGCATATCACTGCTGTTTGTGCAACTGTTATGAACTAAAGAATATCAGACCAAAGGGGTAAAAGGGAAAGGATTCTAAATGTACCCCTTTTGTAATCACTAAAGGTCTGGTGTACTCTAGTAATTGGAGCCAGATTATTTCACAGTTTAGAAGAATCCCAGATCTTCCTGGGGTTTAAAGCCTGTTTTCTACAATATGTTGGTATCTTCTCTTTAAGAAGATAGGCAAAAGTGGAAATTCAGATGCTCACTGGTTTATGAGGAGTGCAAAGCCTTTAGAAGTCTTTTGGTCTTGTTTTATGATCTGCATGCTctaacattttgctttttatttaccACACTTTATTCCTCTTTGACAATGGGGCAGTAGTAATTGGAATTTGTGCTACTCACCATTCAGCTGTGGGCCAGTGCTCTCTGCAAAGCAAAATTAgttccatttctgtttctaGTCCATAGACTTTAGCACAGATGTACCATAAGGACTGTTGCAAATGGAACTCATTTGCAAAAGCCTATAGACTTGCACATTAAATTGGCATTTTCACTTGTGATACAGTTCCTCTGTGTCTGGTAAAAGCATGCTGACATGGCAGTTTTGGGATGACTCAGGCTCTGTGACGGGGGTACAGCTCTCTCAGGGCACAAGGAAACATTTAccaggaaaaataattatttcagaatcacacagggaaaaataaatcctctACTACAAAGATTTCCATCtacaggaaagggaaaattagAAGCTGTCATTGTTGGTCTAATTTTTGATAGTTtgtcatgggtttttttcagtttcagaagTGGATATATAATAATCTGCAATGAATTGAAGCGTCTAAAAATAGCTGCATAACCAATCTGGCCTAATGTCTCTATCTTAGTTGTTATAGGGATATTTAATGAGGTGTAAATGGATGTTGTGCAAATGCAGCTCttactggaaaaataaaagatgattGTTTTGGGTGCTGTTTAAAACGACACTGATGCGTTCCTTCCAGGAATGACGGAACAGAGT
This genomic interval carries:
- the VDAC1 gene encoding voltage-dependent anion-selective channel protein 1; the encoded protein is MAVPPAYADLGKSARDIFTKGYGFGLIKLDLKTRSENGLEFTSSGSANSETNKVSGSLETKYRWVEYGLMFTEKWNTDNTLGTEITLEDQLARGLKLTFDSTFSPNTGKKSAKIKSGYKREHINIGCDMDFDIAGPSIRGALVLGYEGWLAGYQMTFETAKSRVTQSNFAVGYKTDEFQLHTNVNDGTEFGGSIYQKVNDQLETAVNLAWTAGNSNTRFGIAAKYQIDPDASFSAKVNNSSLIGLGYTQTLKPGIKLTLSALLDGKNINAGGHKLGLGLEFQA